DNA sequence from the Calidithermus timidus DSM 17022 genome:
GGGTGTTCAAGCGGGCGGTGCGGGTGACCACCACCACCCTGCTCTCGGCGGGGCTTTTCGTGCCTACTTCGGCTAAGGCCCTCGCCAGGCCCATCCCCGTGCTGGATGGGCTGGGCACCGACTCGCTGGAGACCCAATTCGCCGTCATCCGCGAGGGTGGGGTGCCCATCGGGGTGATCGGCCTCGAGGACTCTCTGGTTCCGTGGGAAGAAGCGCCCGTTGTGGGTGGCGACATCGCCGCCAACGACCTCTCGGTGATGTTCCGCAAGTACCCGGTGGTCATCGTGGCCGACGGTGACACCATCCACGGGGCCATCCGCCGCGAGGCTTACTTCAAGTACCTCGGCGCCTGAGGGGAATCCAGCCGGATTAGCTCGAGGCCCTCCCCAGGGCGTGGAGAATGCGGCCATAGTTTGGGCCAGCCGCGCCTCGCGAGCGCAAGGGGGTTCGGGTTCAACGAATACCGCCTACGCCTGCAGCGTAAGTGTGACGGCGAAGGCTTTGGTTGGCTTGTACGGGGCGAGCTAATTCCCTCCAATCCCACCACCTCCAGCCTATATCGAGTTATTTCGCTCATTAGACTTGACAATATTACGCTCAAGTATCATGATAGAACTACTGCGATGGAGGGGTTGGCATGAATTTGGAGAAGTGGACCGAACAGGCGCGCCAGGCTCTGGCCCAGAGCCAGGTGCTGGCGCGGGAGATGAGCCACTCGCAGATCGACGTGCCCCACCTGGCGGCGGTGCTGCTGCGGGACTCGGCGGGGCTGCCGGCGAAGATCGTGGGCAAGGCCGGACTCAGCCCGGATGCTGTGTACAAGGCCGCCCAGACCGAGCTGGGCAGGCTGCCGCGCATCAGCGGGGCCGAGGCGGGGCAATACCTCTCGAGCAAGCTGAACGGCCTGCTTGGGCGGGCCGAGGCCCTAGCCGCCGAACTCAAAGATAGCTATGTGGCGGTAGATACCCTGCTGCTGGCGCTGGCCGAGACCGGCTTCGCAGGCCTCGAGGCCGCCAGGGTCAAAGCGGCCATGCTCGAGGCCAGAGGGGGGAGAAAAGTGAACTCAGAACACGCCGAAGGAACCTACAACGCACTCGAGCAGTACGGCATCGACCTGACCAAGCAGGCCGAGCAAGGCAAGCTCGACCCGGTGATCGGGCGCGACGAGGAGATCCGGCGCACCATCCAAATCCTGCTGCGCCGCACCAAGAACAACCCCGTGCTCATCGGTGATCCGGGGGTGGGGAAGACGGCTATCGTCGAGGGATTGGCCCAGCGCATCGTCAAGGGCGACGTGCCGGAGGGGCTCAAGGGCAAGCGCATCGTCAGCTTGCAGATGGGCTCGCTGCTGGCGGGGGCCAAGTACCGCGGTGAGTTTGAGGAGCGGCTCAAGGCCGTGATCCAGGAGGCCACCCAGAGCGCCGGAGAGGTCATCCTGTTCATCGACGAGCTGCACACCATCGTGGGCGCGGGCAAGGCCGAGGGCGCGGTGGACGCGGGTAACATGCTCAAACCCGCGCTGGCGCGGGGTGAGTTGCACATGATCGGGGCGACCACCCTCGACGAGTACCGCGAGATCGAGAAGGATGCTGCCCTCGAGCGCCGCTTCCAGCCGGTGTTCGTCGATGAGCCCGGCCTCGAGGAGACCGTGAGCATCCTGCGCGGTATCAAGGAGAAGTACGAGGTGCACCACGGGGTGCGCATCACCGACTCCGCCCTCATCGCCGCCGCTCAGCTCTCGCACCGCTACATCACCGACCGTCGCCTGCCCGACAAGGCCATCGACCTTGTGGACGAGGCCGCCGCCCGGCTGCGCATGGCGCTGGAGTCAAGCCCCGAGGCCCTCGACTCGCTCGACCGCAAGAAGCTGCAGCTCGAGATCGAGCGCGAGGCGCTGAAGAAGGAGACCGACCCCGAGTCGCGTATACGGCTCGCCGACATCGAGCGCGAGATCGCCGAGCTGAGCGAGGAGATCGCCAAGCAGCGCGCGCAGTGGGAGGCCGAGCGCGAAGTGATGAACCGGCTGCGCGCGGCCCAGCAGAAGCTCGACGAGGTGCGCACCCGCATCGAGCAGGCCGAGCGGGCTTATGACCTCAACAAGGCCGCCGAGCTGCGCTACGGCGAGCTGCCGCGGTTGGAGGCCGAGGTGCAGCAGCTCTCGCAACAGATGCAGAGCGCGAAGTTTGCCCGCCCCGAGGTCTCGGAGGAGGACATCGCCGAGATCGTGGCCCGCTGGACCGGCATCCCCGTGAGCAAACTGCTCGAGGGCGAGCGCGAGAAGCTCTTGCGCCTGGAGGACGAGCTGCACCAGCGGGTAGTGGGCCAGGACGAAGCCATCCTTGCCGTGGCCGACGCCATCCGCCGGGCCAGGGCCGGGCTTAGCGACCCTAAACGGCCCATCGGCTCGTTCTTGTTCTTAGGACCTACCGGCGTGGGCAAGACCGAGCTGGCCAAGACCCTCGCGGCCACCCTCTTCGACACCGAGGAGGCCATGGTGCGCATCGACATGACCGAGTACATGGAGAAGCACTCGGTCTCGAGGCTGGTGGGGGCCCCGCCCGGCTACGTGGGCTACGAGGAGGGCGGTCAGCTCACCGAGGCCATCCGCCGCCGCCCCTACGCCGTCATCCTCTTCGATGAGGTAGAGAAGGCTCACCCCGACGTGTTCAACATCCTGCTGCAAATCCTCGACGATGGGCGCCTGACCGACGGGCAAGGCCATACGGTGGACTTCCGCAACACCGTCATCATCCTCACCTCCAACCTCGGCTCGTCGCTGATCCTCGAGGGCATTCAGTCGGGTCTGAGCTACGAAGGCATCCGCGAGCGGGTCATGGGCGTGCTGCGGCAGAGCTTCCGCCCCGAGTTCCTCAACCGCCTCGACGAGATCGTAGTCTTCCGCCCGCTCTCGCGCGAGCAGATCGCTCAGATCGTGGAAATCCAGCTCAAGAACCTGCGCGCGCGCCTGGCCGAGAAGCGCATCAGCCTCGAGCTCTCCCCCGAAGCCCTGGCCTTCCTGGCCGAGCGCGGCTACGATCCGGTGTTCGGCGCGCGTCCCTTGAAGCGGGTCATCCAGCGCGAGCTCGAGACCCCGCTCTCGCGCAAGATCCTCTCGGGCGAAGTGGGCGAGGGGGCCAACGTGTGGGTTGACGTCGGGCCGCTGGGCCTGACCTTTGAGCTCAAGAAGGCTGTTCAGGCTTGAAGGGGTACACTGAGGGCACACAAGGCCAGACGCGAGATGCGATGCACCAGCAGATCGCAGGAGGGTGCGAACTTGAGGAGGCCTGCATGCTCAACCGGGAGAACATTCGCCGCATTCACCAGCAGATCGCCGTGAAACCCGCCCCCATACTCTCGCTCTACCTTGACATCAATCCGGCCAACCCCAGCAACTCGGGCAAGGCCTATGTGACCAGGGCCAGGGAAGCCATGAAGGCTCTGGGGGTGCCTGAAAAGGTGCTCGAGCGGGCTCTGAGCGCGATGGAGAGGCTACCGGAAGGGCGTCTGCGGGTGGTTTTTGCCGGGGAAGACTGGGTGGAGGCTTATGACCTCCAGACCGAGCTGCCCCTGCCGGATGGGGTCGAGCTCCGTTGGGGCGAACCTTACCTGACCCCCTTGATCTACGCCCTCGACGAGTACGAGCGCTACGCGGTGGTGTTGGTAGACCGGGAAAAATGGCGGCTCTTCGAGTTGCACATGGGGCGGGTGGAGGAGCTCGAGGGGGCCTTTCGAGCAGTCGCTGCCAACGAATGGCGCGACCTGGGAGAGGATGCTACGGCAGCCGGAGGGCGCAGCGCTGGTCCCGGAGCCGTTGGGTATGTGGGCCGGGCCTCGGGGGGCAGTGGCAAGGATCACTTCAATGAGCGCATGAGCGAGTGGACCGAGCGCTTTTACCGGGAGATGGCCCAGAGGCTGGCTGAGGTCATGAAGGCCAGAGGGATCGGACGGCTCATCCTGATGGGGCCAGACCCCGACACCAAGAACTTCGCCGCCCACCTGCCCGACGGCCTCCCCGAACCCTACATCCTGCCCTCCATGCCGCACTCTAGGGTCGGCCCAGGGGAGATTCTCAAGGCCCTCGAGCAGCAGTTGCCTCCGCTCGAGCGCGCTCGCGAGGAAAAGCTGCTCGACGCCATTCGTGAGCGGGGCATCTGGGGCTTACAGGGGGTGCTGGAGGCTTTGCAAGAAGGACGCTTGCATCTGCTGGTGGTGCCCTGGGGTCTGGAGGTGAGGGTGTTTCGCTGCGCCTCGGGCAGGGTGGAACTCACCCGCGAGGCCGCCGAAGCTTATTGCCCTGGGGAGCGCTTGGAGGAAGTTTCCTTGAAGGAGATCCTGCCTGCCCTGGCCCAGGCCTACAACGTGCGGCTGGAGATCGTTCGCGGCGAAGCTGAGGCCCGCCTGCGTGAGGAATTGGGCGGCTTGGCGGCCCTCGTTCGTTGGTGAGAGCCCGCTTCGTTTCAAGGTCGGGAGACTATCCCGGCCTTAACTTTTATAACTCGCGATGATTAATAAACTTGACAATATAGTACTCAAGTTTTATTATTCAAACAGGAGGTAAATGATGGTACGCTTCGATCCCTTCAGAGAAATCGAGGAGCTTCAAGAACGCCTGTTCCGCAACTTCGGCCTGACCCGCCCCGAGAACGGTAACCGCACCTATGCCCCCCTGGTTGACGTCATGGACGATGCCCAGGGCCTGCACTTCGCCATCTACCTGCCCGGCGTCGATCCCAACAACGTCGAGCTGACCGCCGAGAACAACACCCTCAGCGTCAAGGCCGAGCGGCCCTTCAACCGGCCCGAGGGGGTGCAGCAGTACCGCCTCGAGGGGGCCTACGGCACCTTCGCCCGCAGCTTCACCATCCCCAACACCTACGACCTCTCCAAGGTGAGCGCCAACTTCAAGCACGGCGTGCTCTACGTAGACATCCCCAAGGCCGAAGCTGCTCAGCCCCGCAAGATTAACGTGCTGGTGGACTGAGCCTCGAGCCTTCAATCCCGGCGACTTCTGCCGGGATTTTTTGTTTTTGCTCCGCACGTGAGCCTGTAAACTTGGCCCATGTTCCCCCTTTACGACATCAACCGCCCGCGCCGCCGTGCGGTCTTGGTGCCTGCCCTGGTCGTTGCCAACCTGCTGGCCTTCGTGTGGGAGTGGGTACTCAACGATCCCGGGGCCGTCATCTACACCTACGGCTTCATTCCTGCTAACTTTTTCGCCGACCCCCTGGCCGAGTGGCCCACCCTTTTTACCAGCATGTTCCTGCACGGCGGAATTGGGCACCTGGTGGGGAACATGTGGTTCTTGTGGGTCTTTGGGGATAACGTCGAGGATCGCCTGGGGCATGGGGGATTCCTGCTGTTCTACCTGCTGGGGGGGGTAGGAGCGGCCCTGACCCAGGGCCTCGTTTCCTATGGCAGCGATGCGCCCATGATCGGGGCTTCGGGGGCGATTTCTGCGGTGCTCGGGGCCTACATCGTGCTCTATCCCGGCGCGCTGATCGTGAGCCTGCTGGGCTTTTTCCCCATCCTCATTCCAGCCGTGATCTACCTGGGGCTATGGTTCTTGCTGCAACTGCTCCAGTCCTTCGGTGGGGTTCCGGGGGTCGCTTTCTGGGCCCACATCGGCGGCTTTATCGTGGGCGTGCTGCTGATTCGGGCGATGGCTCCTGCTCGCTGGCGGCGCTGAGGGGAGTTGTTGTGAATTGTGTCACAGAACCCCTCATCATCTTGTGAAAAGAAGTACATTTGTCCTTGAGGGGACCAATGTCCCCAGAACCCGGGGAAGGCCACGAAGAAGGGGGAGGCCAGATGGCCGAGAAACACGTAGTTGTATTGGGCGCTGGATTCGCGGGTCTCAACGCCGTGCGGGAGCTTTCGCGCGAGCCCTCGGTGCGGGTGACGCTGGTAGACCGCAACAACTACCACCTTTTTCAGCCCCTGCTCTATCAGGTGGCTTCGGCAGGCCTCGAGGCCCCCCAGATTGCTTTCCCGATTCGGGCTTTCCTGCGACGGCACAAGAACGCCCGCTTCTTGCTGGGAAGTGCCGAGGGGATCGATCCCAAGGCCAGGGTGCTGATGGTCGAGGGCCGGCCGGTGCCCTACGACTACCTGATCGTGGGGTTGGGCACGAAGACCAACGACTTCGGCCTGCCGGGCGTGGCGCAATATGGTTACGCCATGAAGACCCTCGACGATGCCATGCGCATTCGGGATCGTCTGATCTCGGCTGGCGAGGAGGCCAGCCGCACCACAGACCCACACCGCCGTAGGGCCCTTTTGACCATGGTGATCGTGGGAGGCGGACCGACCGGCGTGGAGCTGGCCGGGGCGCTGGGCGAAGTGCGCCGCCACGTGATCCCCCGGGATTTCCCCGGCGTGGATCTGCGTGAGGTGCGGGTCATCCTCATCGAAACCGGCAGCCGGCTACTCGATGCTTTCGCGCCCTCCTCAGCCCGCTATGCCCAGCGCTTCCTCGAGCGGCTGGGCGTGGAGGTATGGCTTGGTGAGCGGGTGGTGGAGATTCGGCCCGATGGGGTCAGGTTGGAGAGCGGCAAGTTCATACCCACCTTTACCGCCATCTGGACTGCCGGGGTAACCGGGCAGGGGATACCCGGCTTGCAGGTCGTGCGGGGCAACCGCGTCGCCACTACCCCTGAACTCTACGTGCCTGAGCACCCCGAGATCTACGTGGCGGGTGACATGAACTTCCTAGAGTACAAAGATGGTCGCCCTCACCCGCAAGTAGCCCCCACGGCCATGCAACAAGGCCGCCTGGCCGCGCAGAACATCCTGCGTGAACTGCGTGGAGAGGAGAAGAGGGCTTTCCGCTATTTCGACAAGGGAAACATGGCGACGCTGGGCCGCAATGCCGCGGTTGCCGAGATTAAGGGACTGCGCCTGAACGGCTTCCCGGCTTGGGCCGCCTGGTTGGGGGTGCATCTTTACTACCTGGTCGGTTTCCGCAACCGCCTGATGGTGCTGGGCAACTGGGCCTACAGCTACTTCACCTACGACTACGCCGTGCGGGTCATGCACCACCGCCACGAGTTCCCGGTGGCGGGGGAGAGGGTGAGTGCTTGAGGAGGCCGGCCTCCGAACACCGACGCCGCGGGCCCTACCCCTCCCACTCCGCCATGTGCTGCACGAAGCGGGCGATGCCGCGTTTGCTGGGGCTGGCGAGGAAAGCGCGAAGCTCGAGCACCTCTGGGGTTTCGGGAAGATCCTCGGGGAGGGGGTCGCCGGCGCGCAGGGCGCGAAAAGCCCGCTCGAGGGCCTTGTAGCGCTCTCCATTCACGCCGCTGCGCCGCAGGCCCACCGTGTTGAGCCGGTAGTGGATGGCCGGAACCTCGGTGGCTAGGGTGAAGGGTAGGATGTCCTTGCGGGCGCCCGCCATGCCCCCGAGCATCGCGCCAGCCCCGATGCGCACGAACTGGTGTACCGCTGCACCGCCACCGAGCACCGCACCCCGGCCCACGCTGACGTGACCGGCCAGCATGACGTTGTTGGTTAGGATCACCCCATCGCCAATCTGGCAGTCGTGAGCCACGTGGCTGTAGGCCATCAGGTAGCAGCCCGCGCCGATACGGGTAGGGCGGTCCTCGCGGGTTGAGCGGTGCAGGGTGACCCCTTCGCGCAGGATGGTGCGTGCGCCGACCTCGAGCCAGCTTTCCTGCCCCTTGAAGCTCAGATCCTGGGGTTCGCCACCTAGCACCGCGTGGGCACCCACCTCGACCCCTTCGCCCAGGCGCACGTAGGGCAGGATGACCGCATGTGGCGCAATCCGAACCCCGTCGCCAATTTCGCAGGGTCCCTCGATAACCGCGTAGGGGCCGATTTCGACCCGGCCAAGCAACCGGGCTTTGGGTGAGACAACCGCCGTGGGGTGAATGAGGGTTTGGGTCATAACGGCTCAGCCCTCGTTGCGCAACACGAAGGTCAGGGTGGCCTCGGCCCGAACTTCACCCTCCACTTTGGCCTCGACCCTGACCTTGCCCAGGCCCCGGCGGTACTGCAAAAGCTCGCCCTCGAGGATCAGGCTGTCGCCGGGCGTTACCGGTTTGCGGAAGCGTGCCTCCTCGACCCCGACCAGAAATACCAGGCCTCCGGGCTTGAACTCCGGCTGCTTGGTGACCACCGCCACCGAAGCCTGGGCCATGGCCTCGAGGATCAGCACCCCCGGCATGATGGGGTAGCCGGGGAAGTGACCCTGGAAATGGGGCTCGTTGAAGCTCACGTTCTTGAGGGCCCTGAAGCGCTTTTCGTCGGCCTCGAGCACGCGGTCGATGAGCAAGAAGGGGTAGCGATGGGGCAGGAACTGCAGAATTTGCGTGATATCCATAGACAGGAGACAGGTTCACCTGGGGTAGGGCAGCACCCTCCGGTCCTGCGGCAGGGAGTTGAGCATCTTGGAAAGCTCGAGGGCCATCTCGAGGGCCAACAGGTCGTCCTCGAGGGTCACCAGGGGGGGATCGTCGCGTTGGATGCGATCGACGAAGTGCTTGAGCTGGCGGCGCAGCGGGTTCTCGTTGTGGATGGAGGTGCGCTCGACGTGCACGTGGGTAGGGCTGCCCAGCTCGCCGTTGCTCATGGCGCGGTGGATGGACAGCTCGGTGTAGGGGTCGTTGGTGAAGTCCATGCGCACCACCTCACCCGGCTGGGTGATGGTCAGCGAGCGCTCGGGTTGGGGAGAGACTCGGCTGGCGGTGAGCACGGCCTGGATTCCGGAGGGGAACTCGAGCACGGCGTGGGCGTACTCGTCGCGCCCGTCGAGGGCCTGACCCACCACCGTGTAGCGCAGGGGTTTTTCCCGTAGAAGCAGCAGGATCAGGTCCAGGTCGTGGATCATCAGGTCGAGGATCACGCCGATGTCCCGGATGCGGCGGTTGTTGCTCACCCGCCTGGCCTCGATCACCCAGGGATTTCCCACCAGGTTGGGCAAGTCTGCTACCGCCTGGTAAAAGCGCATGATGTGCCCTACTTGGAGCACCAGGTCCCGGCGCTCGGCCAGGCGCACCAGCTCGCGGGCTTGCTCGAGGGAAGGCGTCATAGGCTTTTCCACCAGCACGTGAACGCCAGCCTCCAGGAACAGCCGCGCTTGCTGGTAGTGATGGGAGGTGGGAGAGGCGATGCTTACCGCCTGTACCCGACCCAGCAAGGCTTCGGGATCGGCATAGGCAGGCACCTCGAGGTCTTGCTCGATAACCCGCCGCCGCATGGGGTCGGGATCAACCACGCCCACCAGCTTGACCCCCGGCAGGCCTGCATAGATCTGAGCGTGGTAGGTTCCCATAACCCCCACGCCAACCACACCGACTTTTAGTTCCATGGCCACCTCAATAGGGGCATACCTGACATCGCCAGCATCATAGCACCCACATTTAAACTTACTGGTCTGAATTAGGCCTGAATGCCTGAATTGCCTCCATGCGTGGCTCAATCCGCCTTGTGTGACCGCGGAGCCTCTGGTAGGATGCCGTGGTTTGCAGTAGTTCTCCGGAGGAGAGGGCTGTGGCAAGAGGAACGCTGTTCGTGATGACAGGGGCTTCGGGGGTGGGCAAGGGCACCATCCGAGCCCAGGTAATGGGGTACTTGCACAGAAGCCTGCACTACTCTATTTCGATGACCACTCGCGCGCCGCGCCCTGGTGAAAAGAACGGCCAGGACTACTACTTCGTCAGCAAGGAGGAATTCGAGGCTCGCATCGCACAAGGTGGCTTCCTCGAGTACGCCGAGTTCGTGGGCAACTACTACGGCACCCCCCGCGAGCCGGTGGAGGAAGCCTTGAACAAGGGGCTCGACGTCCTGCTGGAAATCGAGGTGCAGGGAGCCTTGCAAGTCGCCAAGCAAGCGCCTGAGGCAGTGATGATCTTTATCGTCCCACCCTCGCTCTCCGAATTGAAGCACCGCCTGCTCTTGCGAGGCACCGAGAGCCTGGAGAAGATCGAGAAGCGCTTGGCCCAGGCCAAGCGTGAGATGGAGGCCGCCCACAACTTCCACTACGTGGTGGTCAACGATGAGCTGGGCAGCGCGGTGAATGATTTCATGTCTATCATCCGTGCCGAACGCCTGCGCTATCCCCGAATGAAGGAGGCCATCGCGCAAGCCCTGACCCACGACTCGGAAATTGACGCAAAAAACGCTGTCCTGGAGGAAAAAATTCGCAAGGCGGGGTCTTGACAGGCTGAGGAGGGGTGGTCAAAATCGGGGCGTGGCCGAACCTGGTATTGATTATCTGCTGAGCCTAACCGACTCCAAGTACCGACTCACCGTCGTGGTAGCCAAGCGCGCCCAGCAACTGCTGCGCTACCAGTTCAAGAACACCGTCCTCGAGCCCCCCGAGTGGCCCAAGATGCGCACCCTGGAGGGGGAGAAACCCGACCCCAACGCGGTAACCTGGGCCATGCAGGAACTGCGGACTGGTCGCCTGAGCATCGGTGAGGGCCTGGTACCCGAGGACCGCCTTTCGCGCATGCTCGACCAGATGTATCCCCGCGAAGTCCCCGAACCCGTCGCTGAGCGTGAGCGGGATTAGGGCCTTTTGCGAATAAAAGCGCAATACGCAAAACGCTGAGCGCCCAAAACCGTGATCGAAGGGCGCTCGGCGCTTGGCCTTCTGCACCCGGAAAGCATCCTCCCTGCATAAAAATGATGTATACTCACCTGCGCAAACTGCAGAGGGATTGTTATGGCGAGCAAAGAACAGCGTCACCGAGCTATTCAGGAGATCATCTCCCAGGAGAATATCTCTACCCAAGCTCAACTGGTCGATCGACTGCGCAAGCGTGGTTATGCGGTGACCCAGGCTACCGTGAGCCGGGACATCAACGAGATGCGGCTGGTGCGCATGCCCATGGGCCGGGGTCGGCATAAGTATGCGCTCGCGGCGGTGACCTTGGCCGAGGACGTGGAGGAGGAGCTGCGGCGTATGTTTCGCGAGATGGTACACGACGTGGACCGGGGGGAGAACATCCTGGTGTTGCGTACTGCCGACGGACACGCCACGGGAATCGCTTTGCTGCTCGACCGCCTCGCGCGGGACGAAATTGTGGGGACGTTGGCCGGGGAAGATACCATCTTCATCGTAACCCGCACCGCCAAAGACGCCGAGCGGCTTCAGGACGACCTCGAGGGCTACCTCGAGTAGGCCCATATGCTGGAGCTGGCGAGCAAGGCTTTTCTGACGCTCTTCGTGGTCATCGACCCGGTGGGGATGGTGCCGATGTTTGTGGCCTTGGCGGGAAACCGCCCCCGTTCTGAGCAACTTCGCATCGCTCGAAAGGCCATCCTGGTCGCGGGTGGGGTGATCTTGTTCTTCGCTCTGGTCGGAGGGCCTTTGCTCGAGCACCTGGGGATCAGCCTCGAGGCCCTGCGCATTGCTGGAGGGATCCTGCTTTTCCGCATCGCCGTGGACATGGTGTTTGCTCAGTGGGAGCGCGAGACCAAGGAAGAGCAGGACGAGGCCAGGGAACGCTCCGATGTCTCGGTCTTCCCGCTGGCCATCCCCCTCATCGCCGGGCCGGGAACCCTAGCCAGCGTGCTGATCCTGGCGGGCGAATCGCGCAGGGTCGAACTCGGGCTGTGGATTGTGCTGGGTATGGCCGCGGTGGTGCTGGTGATCGCCTATTTCCTGCTGCGAGCCTCGAGTCGCCTGCGCTTCTTGCTGGGTCGCACCGGAATCAACGTGGTCACACGGGTGCTGGGGCTGCTGCTGGCTGCCCTGGCGGTGCAGTACGTCGCCGATGGGGCACGGGCTTTTTTGGAGGGCTAGCTGCATCCTGTATTCTCTCTCCATGCGCCACGACATCCCCATGCTGCAAGGCAGCGCCCTCATCGACCCCGAGACGCCGGTGGAGATTAAGACAGACGCAATCGTTGAGGAGGAGCTATGAAGGTGGCATTTATCGGTCTGGGCGCGATGGGCTACCCCATGGCGGGGCACCTCGCCAAGCGCTATGAGACCCTGGTCTACAACCGGACCCCAAGCAAGGCTCAGCAGCATGCCCTCGAGTTCGGCAGCAAAGCGGTGGGCCTCGAGCAGACCGCCGAGGCCGAGATCATCTTCACCTGCGTCCCCGTCTCCAAGGACGTCGATGACCTAGCCTGCGCGCTTTTGCCGCACTTGCGCCCAGGAACATTGTGGGTAGACCATACTTCGGGCGAACCCGAGTTGGCCAAGCAGACCGCAGCCCGGCTGGCGAGCAAGGGCGTGAGCTACCTCGACGCCTGCCTGTCGGGCGGGGTGGCTGGGGCCATCAACGCCAGGGCTACCGTGATGTGCGGCGGGTCCGAGGCCGACTTCGAACGGGCCAAACCGGTCATGCAGAGCTACGCGGCCAAGATCGTGCACGTGGGGCCATTGGGGGCGGGTCACGCGGTCAAGGCGGTGAACCAGGGCTTGTTGGCGGTCAACCTGTGGGCCTTGAGCGAGGGCATGGTGGCGCTGGCCAAACAGGGCATCAACCTGGAGCTGGCCCTCGAGGTCATCAATGCCTCCTCGGGCCGCTCCAATGTCTCGGAGAACCTCTTCGGGCAGCGGGTGCTCAGCCGCGAATTCCCCAACACCTTTGCCCTGGGGCTGCTGGCGAAGGACATGGGCATCTGCGTGAAGGTGCTCGAGGCCGCCGGCACACCTGCCCCTCTGCTGCGCCAACTGCGCGAGTTCTTCGAGGTCGCCAGACGCGAGGTGGGCTCGGCTGACGTGGACCATACGGCGGTGGCGAGGCTGCTCGAGCGGTGGGCGGGGGTAGAGATCAGGTAGTTTCGCCAGCCGATAGCCGAACGCCCCTCCAGCCCGGCCCCCGCACGACCTGCCCCGGCGTGGCTCCGGTGTGCTGGCCTCCCTCGAGCACCCGCACCCCGTTGACCCACACCTCCTGCACGCCCACCGAGAGCCGGTGGGGGTCCTCGAAGGTGGCCCGGTCGGCGATGACGGCGGGGTCGAAGAGCACCAAATCGGCCTGGCAGCCTACGGCGATGCGGCCCCGGTTGAACAGGCACAGGCGGTTGGCGGGCAGCGAGGTCATCTTGCGGATGGCCTCCTCCAGGCTCAGCAGGCCCTCCTCGCGCACGTAGCGCCCCAACACGCGGGGATAGCTGCCATAGGCCCTGGGGTGGACCGGCCCGTAGGCGCTGGCCCACTCAGGGTCGAAGCCGCCCGCGTCGGTGGAGATCATGGTCCAGGGCTGGGAAAGCTCGAGCCGTAGGTTGTCCTCGCTCATGCTGAAGTAGATGGTGCTGATGCGCTGCCCCTCCGACACCAGCAGGTCGAAGACGGTCTCGAGCCAGTCCTGGCCGCGCATGGCCGCGATTTCGGAGAGGCGCTTGCCCACGTAGACCTGGTTCTCAGGCCTCTGGAAGCCCACGGGCATGACGGACTCAGGGCGGGAGCGGGTGTCCACGTTGGGGTTGGGACCCTCGAGCTCGGCCCGGATTTGCGCCCGTACCCCCGGCTCACGCAGCTTCTCGTAGAGCTCGCCCCCTTCCGCGACCCAGTTGGGCAGCATGGCCGTCAGACCGGTGCCGCTGGCGGTGTAGGGGTATACGTCGGCGCTCACGTCCTGCCCGGCCTTCCGGGCCTGGTTGATCCGGGCGATCACCTGGGCCATCTTGGGCCAGTTGTCCTCGCGGGAAGCCTTGAGGTGGTAAATCTGCACCGGCAGATTGGCCCGCTGCCCGATCTCCAAAGCCTCCTCCAGCGCCTCGAGCAGCCGGTCGCTCTCCGAGCGCAGATGGGTGATGTAGAGCCCGCCGTGTTCGGCCACGACCTTGCAGACCTCCACGATCTCCTCGGTGTCGGCGTAGTCGTCTGG
Encoded proteins:
- a CDS encoding N-acyl-D-amino-acid deacylase family protein — its product is MHFDELIRKARVVDGCGNPWFYGDVAIAGEKIAAIAPAGQLSTREARRVLEAAGRVLAPGFIDILSHSIQPLMRDGRCLSKITQGVTTEIMGEAWTPAPQGGLIGSRKLAPYVPEVWNERMKTWRRLGDWLESMLEHGVSPNVGSFLGGGTLREYACGMRMGRAGQGELETMRRVVREAMEDGAFGVSYALIYPPDDYADTEEIVEVCKVVAEHGGLYITHLRSESDRLLEALEEALEIGQRANLPVQIYHLKASREDNWPKMAQVIARINQARKAGQDVSADVYPYTASGTGLTAMLPNWVAEGGELYEKLREPGVRAQIRAELEGPNPNVDTRSRPESVMPVGFQRPENQVYVGKRLSEIAAMRGQDWLETVFDLLVSEGQRISTIYFSMSEDNLRLELSQPWTMISTDAGGFDPEWASAYGPVHPRAYGSYPRVLGRYVREEGLLSLEEAIRKMTSLPANRLCLFNRGRIAVGCQADLVLFDPAVIADRATFEDPHRLSVGVQEVWVNGVRVLEGGQHTGATPGQVVRGPGWRGVRLSAGETT